Proteins encoded by one window of Salvia splendens isolate huo1 chromosome 5, SspV2, whole genome shotgun sequence:
- the LOC121804294 gene encoding galactomannan galactosyltransferase 1-like, with the protein MVSPDHSHFTIASTFRLGGAALVAFMFIWTICSSFNATPIPPTTTTPTFTASFSHYDSPERNFYDDPKLSYSLGSSHPMKGWDEKRQEWLKQHPSFASGALTRIVMVTGSQPGPCKSPIGDHLLLKLFKNKVDYCRHHGIDIFYNNALLHPQMFFFWAKSAAVRATMLAHPEAEWIWWVDSDAAFTDMDFVLPLRRYDHHNMVVYGWDNVVREKHTWTGINAGVFLLRNSQWALDFLEVWASMGPQSPDYEKWGKTQNAFFKDKRYSVSDDQSGLIYLYLNEKWGEKIYVEEEYYFQGYWAVTVPTFENVTARYTEIERSVAALRRRHAEKVSEGYARVWDEQLKGKGSLRRPFVTHFTGCQPCSGDNNPIYSSKSCVDDLIKALTFADNQVLRNYGYMHRDINDPSIVNPLPFNYPA; encoded by the coding sequence ATGGTGTCGCCGGACCACTCCCACTTCACAATAGCGTCCACGTTCCGTCTTGGCGGCGCCGCTCTTGTGGCGTTCATGTTCATCTGGACCATCTGCTCTTCCTTCAATGCCACTCCCATcccccccaccaccaccacccccaCTTTCACCGCCTCCTTCAGCCACTACGACTCCCCGGAGCGCAACTTCTACGACGACCCGAAGCTGAGCTACAGCCTCGGGTCGTCGCATCCGATGAAGGGGTGGGACGAAAAGAGGCAAGAGTGGCTGAAGCAGCACCCCTCATTCGCCTCTGGAGCCCTGACCCGGATCGTGATGGTGACCGGGTCGCAGCCGGGGCCGTGCAAGAGCCCAATCGGAGACCACCTCCTCCTGAAGCTGTTCAAGAACAAGGTGGACTACTGCCGCCACCACGGCATCGACATCTTCTACAACAACGCCCTCCTCCACCCGCAAATGTTCTTCTTCTGGGCCAAGAGCGCCGCGGTCCGCGCCACCATGCTGGCCCACCCGGAGGCCGAGTGGATCTGGTGGGTCGACTCCGACGCCGCCTTCACCGACATGGACTTCGTCCTGCCCCTCCGCCGCTACGACCACCACAACATGGTCGTCTACGGCTGGGACAACGTCGTCCGGGAGAAGCACACGTGGACTGGGATCAACGCAGGAGTATTCCTCCTGCGCAACTCCCAGTGGGCCCTGGACTTCCTCGAAGTGTGGGCCAGCATGGGCCCACAGTCTCCGGACTACGAGAAATGGGGCAAAACCCAAAATGCATTTTTCAAGGACAAGAGGTACTCAGTGTCTGATGACCAGTCTGGCCTCATCTACTTGTATCTAAACGAGAAGTGGGGGGAAAAGATCTACGTGGAGGAAGAGTACTATTTCCAAGGGTACTGGGCCGTGACTGTTCCGACTTTTGAGAACGTTACGGCCAGGTACACGGAGATCGAGAGGAGTGTGGCGGCGCTGAGGCGGAGACACGCGGAGAAGGTGAGCGAGGGGTACGCTAGGGTGTGGGACGAGCAGCTTAAGGGGAAGGGGAGCTTGCGGAGGCCGTTCGTCACGCACTTCACCGGATGCCAGCCATGTAGTGGGGACAACAACCCGATATATTCTAGCAAGAGTTGCGTTGATGACTTGATCAAAGCGCTCACTTTTGCAGATAATCAAGTGCTCAGAAATTATGGATACATGCACCGAGACATAAATGATCCTTCCATAGTCAATCCACTTCCCTTTAATTATCCTGCTTGA
- the LOC121805533 gene encoding putative glycosyltransferase 7 codes for MVSPDAMLKRSNTALLLSAVFRLGGSAVVAFMFIWTIWSSFNPFIPTPSQTSHTNLRRHDTTERNFYDDPTLSYALGSSPPMKGWDEKRQEWLKQHPSFAAGAPTRIIMVTGSQPGPCKSPIGDHLLLKLFKNKVDYCRRHGIDIFYNNALLHPQMFSFWAKTAAVRAAMLAHPEAEWIWWVDSDAAFTDMDFLPPLPRYHRHNMVVHGWAHLLREKHTWTGINAGVFLLRNSQWALDFLEVWASMGPQSPDYAKWGQTLSTVFKDKIFPESDDQSGLIYLYLREKWGEKIYVEDEYYFEGYWLEIVPTIENITARYTEIERNVGALRRRHAEKVSEGYARVWEEQLKGKEGLRRPFVTHFTGCQPCTGNHNQMYSGDSCSNAMIKALAFADNQVLRNYGFMHPDLHDPSIVIPLPFDYPA; via the coding sequence ATGGTGTCGCCGGACGCAATGCTCAAGCGGAGCAACACGGCGCTGCTCCTTTCCGCCGTGTTCCGTCTCGGTGGCAGCGCTGTTGTGGCGTTCATGTTCATCTGGACCATCTGGTCTTCCTTCAACCCCTTCATCCCCACTCCCTCCCAAACATCCCACACCAACCTCCGCCGCCACGACACCACGGAGCGCAACTTCTACGACGACCCGACCCTCAGCTACGCGCTCGGGTCGTCGCCTCCGATGAAGGGGTGGGACGAAAAGAGGCAAGAGTGGCTGAAGCAGCACCCCTCCTTCGCAGCCGGAGCCCCGACCCGGATCATCATGGTGACCGGGTCGCAGCCGGGGCCGTGCAAGAGCCCAATCGGAGACCACCTCCTCCTGAAGCTGTTCAAGAACAAGGTGGACTACTGCCGCCGCCACGGCATCGACATATTCTACAACAACGCCCTCCTCCACCCTCAAATGTTCTCCTTCTGGGCCAAGACTGCCGCCGTCCGAGCCGCCATGCTGGCCCACCCGGAGGCCGAGTGGATCTGGTGGGTCGACTCCGACGCCGCCTTCACAGACATGGACTTCCTCCCGCCCCTCCCCCGCTACCACCGCCACAACATGGTCGTCCACGGCTGGGCCCACCTACTCAGAGAGAAGCACACGTGGACTGGGATCAATGCAGGAGTATTCCTCCTGCGCAACTCCCAGTGGGCTCTGGACTTCTTAGAAGTGTGGGCCAGCATGGGCCCACAGTCTCCAGACTATGCCAAATGGGGTCAAACCCTAAGCACAGTCTTCAAGGACAAGATATTCCCGGAGTCCGATGATCAATCCGGCCTCATCTACTTGTACCTAAGGGAGAAGTGGGGTGAAAAAATCTACGTGGAGGATGAGTACTATTTCGAAGGGTATTGGCTTGAAATCGTCCCAACTATCGAGAATATAACAGCGAGGTATACGGAGATTGAGAGGAATGTGGGGGCGCTGAGACGGAGGCACGCGGAGAAGGTGAGCGAGGGGTATGCTAGGGTGTGGGAGGAGCAGCTTAAGGGGAAGGAGGGCTTGCGGAGGCCGTTCGTCACGCATTTCACCGGATGTCAGCCTTGCACTGGCAACCACAACCAAATGTATTCAGGTGATAGCTGCTCTAATGCCATGATAAAAGCGCTTGCCTTTGCAGATAATCAAGTGCTTAGGAATTATGGGTTCATGCACCCGGATCTACACGATCCCTCCATCGTCATTCCACTTCCCTTTGATTATCCTGCTTGA